The Pseudomonas parafulva genome window below encodes:
- a CDS encoding M48 family metallopeptidase, protein MRKSFVVSLLSASILLGGCQAVNTTSGGAVGVERKQYMFSMLSTDEVNQMYAQSYQQTLGEASSKGVLDKTSNDARRVQLIADRLIAQAPKFRPDAAQWKWEVNVIKSDELNANCGPGGKIIVYTGLIDQLKLTDAELAAVMGHEIAHALREHGREAMSKAYGINMARQGAGAIFGLGQDSMALADTVVNYAMTLPNSRANENEADLIGLELSARAGYDPNAAITLWNKMSKASEGAPPEFMSTHPASSSRIASLQAAIPKVMPLYQQAAK, encoded by the coding sequence ATGCGTAAGTCATTCGTGGTCAGCCTGTTGAGTGCCAGCATCCTGCTGGGCGGCTGCCAGGCGGTCAACACCACCAGCGGCGGTGCGGTGGGCGTGGAGCGCAAGCAGTACATGTTCAGCATGCTGTCCACCGACGAGGTGAACCAGATGTACGCCCAGTCGTACCAGCAGACCCTCGGCGAAGCCTCGAGCAAAGGCGTGCTGGACAAGACCAGCAATGACGCACGGCGCGTGCAGTTGATCGCCGACCGCCTGATCGCCCAGGCGCCCAAGTTCCGCCCGGATGCGGCGCAATGGAAGTGGGAAGTCAACGTGATCAAGAGCGATGAGCTCAACGCCAACTGCGGCCCTGGCGGCAAGATCATCGTCTACACCGGCCTGATCGATCAGCTCAAGCTCACCGATGCCGAACTGGCGGCGGTGATGGGCCATGAAATCGCCCACGCCCTGCGCGAGCATGGCCGTGAAGCCATGTCCAAGGCCTACGGCATCAACATGGCGCGCCAGGGCGCCGGTGCCATCTTCGGCCTGGGCCAGGACAGCATGGCGCTGGCCGACACCGTGGTGAACTACGCCATGACCTTGCCCAACAGCCGCGCCAACGAGAACGAAGCCGACCTGATCGGTCTCGAGCTGTCGGCCCGCGCCGGTTATGACCCGAACGCGGCGATCACGTTGTGGAACAAGATGAGCAAGGCCTCCGAAGGCGCCCCGCCCGAGTTCATGAGCACTCACCCCGCCTCGAGCAGCCGCATCGCCTCCCTGCAAGCAGCCATTCCCAAAGTCATGCCCTTGTATCAACAGGCGGCTAAGTAG
- a CDS encoding DUF1302 domain-containing protein, translating into MTSANPLWRRAKLPLAVSLASTLASPAFAVSFNIGEIEGQFDSSLSVGASWSTANPNRNLIGVNNGGKGLSQTSDDGHLNFKKGETFSKIFKGIHDLELKYGDTGVFVRGKYWYDFELKDENREFKNISDSGRKSGAKSSGAQLLDAFVYHNYSIGDMPGSVRLGKQVVSWGESTFIGGGINSINPIDVAAFRRPGAEIKEGLIPVNMFYVSQSLTDNLSAEAFYQLEWDQTVTDNCGTFFSQPDIISDGCNDNLRVLNSSRTVPAAAQQFLATRGVNINQEGVMVRRGGDRDARDSGQFGVAMRYMFEPLDTEFGAYFMNYHSRAPIFSATGAPPGVFAAIPSLPASLRPLAPLIVAGNSKYFVEYPEDIRLYGLSFSTTLPTGTAWSGEISYRPNAPVQLNTTDILFAGVRPLGGALANASLLNGTPGQDLHGYQRKEITQFQTTLTHFFDQVMGASRMTVVGELGVTHVGGLESAYDTRYGRDPVFGPGPLPATGGANTCQALNASTIAGAGAGASTANLNRKCENDGYTTSTSWGYRARVIWDYNDVFAGVNLKPNVAWSHDVSGYSPGPGGNFEEGRKAISLGVDAEYQNTYTASLSYTNFFDGKYSTVDDRDFVALSFGVNF; encoded by the coding sequence ATGACATCTGCAAACCCGCTTTGGCGTCGGGCCAAGCTGCCCTTGGCCGTCAGTCTCGCTTCCACGCTGGCCAGTCCTGCTTTCGCTGTGAGTTTCAACATCGGGGAAATCGAAGGTCAGTTCGATTCGTCGCTCTCCGTTGGGGCCAGTTGGTCCACGGCCAACCCCAACCGCAACCTGATCGGCGTCAACAATGGCGGCAAGGGGCTGTCGCAGACCTCCGACGACGGTCACTTGAACTTCAAGAAGGGCGAGACCTTCTCCAAGATCTTCAAGGGCATCCACGACCTCGAGCTCAAGTACGGCGACACCGGCGTGTTCGTGCGCGGCAAGTACTGGTACGACTTCGAGCTCAAGGATGAAAACCGCGAGTTCAAGAACATCAGCGATTCAGGGCGCAAGTCCGGGGCCAAGTCCTCGGGGGCGCAACTGCTCGATGCGTTCGTCTATCACAACTACTCCATCGGCGACATGCCCGGCTCCGTGCGCCTGGGCAAGCAAGTGGTGAGCTGGGGCGAGAGCACCTTCATCGGCGGTGGTATCAACTCGATCAACCCGATCGACGTCGCTGCCTTCCGCCGCCCTGGCGCCGAGATCAAGGAAGGCCTGATCCCGGTCAACATGTTCTACGTGTCCCAGAGCCTGACCGACAACCTGTCGGCCGAAGCCTTCTACCAGCTCGAATGGGACCAGACCGTCACCGATAACTGCGGCACCTTCTTCTCCCAGCCGGACATCATCTCCGACGGCTGCAACGACAACCTGCGCGTGCTCAACAGCAGCCGCACGGTGCCGGCCGCCGCCCAGCAGTTCCTCGCCACCCGCGGCGTGAACATCAACCAGGAAGGGGTGATGGTGCGCCGTGGCGGTGACCGCGACGCGCGCGACAGCGGCCAGTTCGGCGTGGCCATGCGCTACATGTTCGAGCCGCTGGACACCGAGTTCGGCGCCTACTTCATGAACTACCACAGCCGCGCGCCGATCTTCAGCGCCACCGGTGCACCGCCGGGCGTGTTCGCCGCCATCCCGTCGCTGCCGGCCAGCCTGCGTCCGCTGGCGCCGTTGATCGTCGCCGGCAACTCGAAGTACTTCGTCGAGTACCCCGAGGACATTCGCCTGTACGGCCTGAGCTTCTCCACCACCTTGCCCACCGGCACGGCCTGGAGCGGCGAGATCAGCTACCGGCCCAACGCCCCGGTGCAGTTGAACACCACCGACATCCTGTTCGCCGGCGTACGCCCGCTGGGCGGCGCGCTGGCCAACGCCTCGCTGCTCAACGGCACGCCTGGCCAGGACCTGCACGGCTACCAGCGCAAGGAGATCACCCAGTTCCAGACCACCCTGACGCACTTCTTCGATCAGGTGATGGGCGCCAGCCGCATGACCGTGGTCGGCGAGTTGGGCGTGACCCATGTGGGCGGCCTGGAGAGTGCCTACGACACCCGCTACGGTCGCGACCCGGTGTTCGGCCCAGGGCCGCTGCCGGCCACCGGCGGCGCCAATACCTGCCAGGCGCTCAACGCCAGCACCATCGCCGGCGCCGGTGCTGGGGCCTCCACCGCCAACCTGAACCGCAAGTGCGAGAACGACGGCTACACCACCAGCACGTCCTGGGGCTACCGCGCCCGGGTGATCTGGGACTACAACGACGTGTTCGCCGGGGTTAACCTCAAGCCCAACGTGGCCTGGTCCCACGACGTGTCCGGCTACTCGCCGGGTCCGGGCGGCAACTTCGAGGAAGGGCGCAAGGCGATCAGCCTGGGCGTGGACGCCGAGTACCAGAACACCTACACGGCGAGCCTCTCCTACACCAACTTCTTCGACGGCAAGTACAGCACCGTGGATGACCGCGACTTCGTCGCCCTCAGCTTCGGCGTGAACTTCTAA
- a CDS encoding CPXCG motif-containing cysteine-rich protein, giving the protein MLEIDFYDCPYCGERVETTVDISAGDQHYTEDCQVCCRPIVCILQVHDDEWLLEVRREDDA; this is encoded by the coding sequence ATGCTCGAAATCGACTTCTATGACTGTCCCTACTGCGGCGAACGCGTCGAAACCACCGTCGACATTTCTGCCGGCGATCAGCACTACACCGAGGACTGCCAGGTCTGTTGCCGGCCGATCGTGTGCATTTTGCAGGTGCACGATGACGAATGGTTGCTCGAGGTGCGCCGTGAGGACGATGCCTGA
- a CDS encoding 2-hydroxyacid dehydrogenase, translating into MTTSRHAVFLDHDSLDLGDLDLAVLRECFDELTLHGSTSADQVNERLRGASVAISNKVLLDAEVLAANPQLKLILVAATGTNNVDLAAARAQGITVCNCQGYGTPSVAQHTLALLLALATRLCDYHRAVQDGAWAKASQFCLLDFPIVELQGKTLGLLGHGELGGAVAKLAEAFGMRVLSGQIPGRPARAERLALDELLPQVDALTLHCPLNEQTRHMLGARELALLKPGALVVNTARGGLIDEQALADALRNGHLGGAATDVLSVEPPVHGNPLLAADIPRLIVTPHSAWGAVESRQRIVGQLAENAQAFFAGQPRRVVG; encoded by the coding sequence ATGACCACCAGCCGACACGCCGTTTTTCTCGACCACGACTCGCTCGACCTGGGCGACCTGGACCTCGCCGTCCTGCGCGAATGCTTCGATGAGCTGACCTTGCACGGCTCGACTTCGGCCGATCAGGTGAACGAACGCCTGCGCGGCGCCAGCGTGGCGATCAGCAACAAGGTGCTGCTCGACGCCGAGGTGCTGGCTGCCAATCCACAGCTGAAGTTGATTCTCGTGGCCGCCACCGGCACCAACAACGTCGACCTCGCGGCGGCACGCGCCCAGGGCATCACCGTGTGCAACTGCCAGGGCTACGGCACGCCGTCGGTGGCCCAGCACACGCTGGCGCTGTTGCTGGCCCTGGCGACTCGCTTGTGCGATTACCACCGGGCAGTGCAGGACGGCGCCTGGGCCAAGGCCAGCCAGTTCTGCCTACTGGATTTCCCCATCGTCGAATTGCAGGGCAAGACCCTCGGCCTGCTCGGCCATGGCGAGCTGGGCGGCGCCGTGGCCAAGCTGGCCGAAGCGTTCGGCATGCGCGTGCTCAGCGGGCAGATTCCCGGCCGCCCGGCGCGCGCCGAGCGCCTGGCACTGGACGAACTGCTGCCGCAGGTTGACGCCCTGACCCTGCATTGCCCGCTGAACGAGCAGACCCGCCATATGCTCGGCGCCCGCGAATTGGCATTGCTCAAGCCGGGGGCGCTGGTGGTCAATACCGCACGTGGCGGGTTGATCGACGAGCAGGCGCTGGCCGACGCGCTGCGCAACGGGCATCTGGGCGGCGCGGCGACCGATGTGCTCAGCGTGGAACCGCCGGTGCACGGCAATCCGCTGCTGGCAGCGGACATCCCGCGCTTGATCGTCACCCCGCACAGCGCCTGGGGCGCGGTGGAATCACGCCAGCGCATCGTCGGGCAATTGGCCGAGAACGCCCAGGCGTTCTTCGCGGGACAGCCACGACGGGTGGTGGGTTGA
- a CDS encoding methyl-accepting chemotaxis protein — translation MAEIDQVATAVQEMTATAQDVARNATQAAQAASNADQAANQGMQIVHDASQSISSLASEIGRAVTVVQTLARDSENINTILVTIRAIAEQTNLLALNAAIEAARAGEQGRGFAVVADEVRNLAQKTQQATQEIQQMIQQLQQGTRDVVKVMEDSQGKTDDSVQQANRAALALESITQAVSVINDMNTQIASAAEQQSAVAEDINRNVTNIGQVASEVAGGADESSQASAELTQLAEQQRRLINQFRV, via the coding sequence ATGGCCGAAATCGACCAGGTGGCCACTGCCGTGCAGGAAATGACCGCCACCGCCCAGGACGTGGCGCGCAACGCCACCCAAGCTGCCCAGGCCGCCAGCAACGCCGACCAGGCCGCCAACCAGGGCATGCAGATCGTGCATGACGCCTCGCAGTCCATCAGCAGCCTGGCCAGCGAAATCGGCCGCGCGGTGACCGTGGTGCAGACCCTGGCCCGCGACAGCGAGAACATCAACACCATCCTGGTGACCATCCGCGCCATCGCCGAGCAGACCAACCTGCTGGCGCTCAACGCCGCCATCGAGGCCGCCCGTGCCGGCGAGCAGGGTCGAGGCTTCGCGGTGGTCGCCGACGAGGTGCGCAACCTGGCGCAGAAGACCCAACAGGCGACCCAGGAAATTCAGCAGATGATCCAGCAACTGCAGCAGGGCACCCGCGACGTGGTCAAGGTCATGGAAGACAGCCAGGGCAAGACCGACGACAGCGTGCAGCAGGCCAATCGCGCGGCGCTGGCGCTGGAGAGCATCACCCAGGCGGTGTCGGTGATCAACGACATGAATACGCAGATCGCCAGTGCTGCCGAGCAGCAGAGCGCGGTGGCCGAGGACATCAACCGCAACGTCACCAACATCGGCCAGGTGGCCAGCGAGGTGGCCGGCGGCGCCGACGAGTCGAGCCAGGCCAGCGCCGAGTTGACCCAACTAGCCGAACAGCAGCGGCGCCTGATCAATCAGTTCAGGGTGTGA
- a CDS encoding fatty acid--CoA ligase: MLQTRILEPTEGAYAYPLLIKRLLLSGGRYEKTREIVYRDQVRLSYRELGERIARLANVLTEAGVKAGDTVAVMDWDSHRYLECMFAIPMIGAVVHTINVRLSPEQILYTMNHAEDRFVLVNSDFVALYQGIAGQLTTVDKTLLITDGPERSAELPNLVGEYEQLLAGASPRYDFPDFDENSVATTFYTTGTTGNPKGVYFTHRQLVLHTLAEAAVLGGDDSVRLLSSSDVYMPITPMFHVHAWGIPYVATLMGIKQVYPGRYEPDMLIRLWREEQVTFSHCVPTILQMLLNCPTAKGQDFGGWKIIIGGSALNRALYQAAQARGIQLTAAYGMSETCPLISCAHLNDELLAGSEDERVSYRIKAGVPVPMVEAAIIDEHGRFLPNDGESQGELVLRAPWLTQGYYQEADKSAELWRGGWLHTGDVATLDSMGFIDIRDRIKDVIKTGGEWLSSLDLEDLISRHEAVREVAVVGVPDPQWGERPFALLVVHPDRQLDAKALKEHLKPFVELGHINKWAIPSQIAVVTEIPKTSVGKLDKKRIRVEIGQWQASNSAFLSTL; this comes from the coding sequence ATGCTGCAGACCCGAATTCTCGAACCCACCGAGGGCGCCTACGCCTATCCGTTGTTGATCAAGCGCTTGCTGCTGTCGGGCGGGCGCTACGAGAAAACCCGCGAGATCGTCTACCGCGACCAGGTGCGCCTGAGCTACCGCGAACTGGGCGAGCGCATCGCGCGGCTGGCCAACGTGCTCACCGAGGCTGGGGTCAAGGCCGGCGACACCGTGGCGGTGATGGACTGGGACAGCCATCGCTACCTCGAATGCATGTTCGCCATCCCGATGATCGGCGCGGTGGTGCACACTATCAACGTGCGCCTGTCGCCGGAGCAGATCCTCTACACCATGAACCACGCCGAAGACCGCTTCGTGCTGGTCAACAGCGATTTCGTCGCGCTCTATCAGGGCATCGCCGGGCAATTGACCACGGTCGACAAGACCCTGCTGATCACCGACGGCCCCGAGCGCAGCGCCGAGCTGCCGAACCTGGTCGGCGAATACGAACAGCTGCTCGCCGGCGCCAGCCCTCGCTACGACTTCCCCGACTTCGACGAAAACTCGGTGGCCACCACCTTCTACACCACCGGCACCACGGGCAACCCCAAGGGCGTGTACTTCACCCACCGCCAACTGGTGCTGCACACCCTGGCCGAAGCGGCGGTGCTCGGCGGCGACGACAGCGTGCGCCTGCTCAGCAGCAGCGACGTGTACATGCCGATCACGCCGATGTTCCACGTGCACGCCTGGGGCATTCCCTACGTGGCCACGCTGATGGGCATCAAGCAGGTGTATCCCGGACGCTACGAGCCGGACATGCTGATTCGGCTGTGGCGCGAGGAACAGGTCACGTTCTCCCACTGCGTGCCGACCATCCTGCAGATGCTGCTCAACTGCCCCACGGCCAAGGGCCAGGACTTCGGCGGCTGGAAAATCATCATCGGCGGCAGCGCGCTCAACCGCGCCCTGTACCAGGCCGCGCAGGCCCGTGGCATTCAGCTCACGGCGGCCTATGGCATGTCCGAGACCTGCCCGCTGATTTCCTGTGCGCACCTGAACGACGAACTGCTGGCTGGCAGCGAGGACGAGCGCGTCAGCTACCGCATCAAGGCGGGGGTGCCGGTGCCGATGGTGGAGGCGGCGATCATCGACGAACACGGCCGCTTCCTGCCCAACGACGGCGAGTCCCAGGGCGAGCTGGTGCTGCGCGCGCCGTGGCTGACCCAGGGCTATTACCAAGAGGCGGACAAGAGCGCCGAGCTGTGGCGCGGCGGTTGGCTGCACACCGGCGACGTGGCCACCCTCGACAGCATGGGCTTCATCGACATCCGCGACCGTATCAAGGACGTGATCAAGACCGGCGGCGAATGGCTCTCGTCCCTGGACCTGGAAGACCTGATCAGCCGTCACGAGGCGGTGCGCGAGGTGGCGGTGGTCGGCGTGCCCGACCCGCAGTGGGGCGAGCGGCCGTTCGCGCTGCTGGTGGTGCACCCGGATCGACAACTGGACGCCAAGGCGCTCAAGGAACACCTCAAGCCGTTCGTCGAGCTGGGGCACATCAACAAGTGGGCCATCCCTAGCCAGATCGCCGTTGTTACTGAAATTCCCAAGACCAGCGTCGGCAAACTGGACAAGAAGCGCATCCGCGTGGAGATCGGTCAGTGGCAGGCCAGCAACAGCGCCTTCCTGTCGACCTTGTAA
- a CDS encoding class I SAM-dependent methyltransferase: MDPRSEVLLRQADLFQGPLLIAGAAADGLLGQLPQAQAWTWHAGDHGLLQQRFAGRSHFGVDVPEVAFDAAVLCLPKSRELAAYLLNALAARLAGRSLYLVGEKRGGIEGAAKLLQAFGKPRKLDSARHCQLWQVTVDHAPEATPLDSLAQRFELALDDGPLQVISLPGVFSHGRLDRGTALLLQHLEHLPVGHVLDFGCGAGVLGATLKRRYPQSQVTLLDVDAFAVAASRLTLAANGLQGEVISGDGIDAAPDELSAIVSNPPFHTGVHTDYQASENLLLKSAKKLVKGGEMRIVANSFLRYQPLIQQALGNCETRAEGDGFRIYRAIRG, encoded by the coding sequence ATGGACCCGCGCAGTGAAGTGTTGCTCCGCCAGGCGGACCTGTTCCAAGGCCCGCTGCTGATCGCCGGAGCCGCCGCCGATGGCCTGCTGGGGCAACTGCCGCAGGCCCAGGCCTGGACCTGGCATGCGGGGGATCACGGGTTGCTGCAACAGCGCTTCGCCGGTCGCAGCCACTTCGGCGTGGACGTTCCCGAAGTGGCCTTCGACGCCGCCGTGCTGTGCCTGCCCAAGTCGCGCGAGCTGGCCGCCTATCTGCTCAACGCACTGGCCGCGCGCCTGGCCGGACGCAGCCTGTACCTGGTGGGGGAAAAGCGCGGTGGCATCGAGGGCGCGGCCAAGCTGTTGCAGGCGTTCGGCAAGCCGCGCAAGCTCGACAGCGCCCGCCACTGCCAACTGTGGCAGGTGACGGTGGACCACGCCCCCGAGGCTACGCCGCTGGACAGCCTGGCCCAGCGCTTCGAGCTGGCGCTGGACGATGGCCCACTGCAGGTGATCAGCCTGCCCGGCGTGTTCAGCCATGGGCGCCTGGATCGCGGCACCGCCCTGCTGCTGCAGCACCTGGAGCACCTGCCGGTGGGCCATGTGCTGGACTTCGGCTGCGGTGCCGGTGTGCTGGGCGCCACCCTCAAGCGCCGCTACCCGCAAAGCCAGGTGACCCTGCTCGACGTCGATGCCTTCGCCGTCGCGGCCAGTCGCCTGACCTTGGCCGCGAACGGCCTGCAGGGCGAGGTCATCAGCGGCGACGGCATCGACGCCGCCCCCGATGAACTGAGCGCGATCGTCAGCAATCCGCCGTTCCACACCGGGGTTCACACTGACTATCAGGCCTCGGAAAACCTGCTGCTAAAATCGGCTAAAAAGCTGGTAAAAGGCGGAGAAATGCGGATTGTCGCCAACAGCTTCCTGCGCTATCAACCGCTCATCCAACAGGCTTTGGGCAACTGCGAAACGCGCGCCGAAGGGGACGGTTTCCGAATTTATCGGGCCATTCGCGGCTAG
- a CDS encoding SOS response-associated peptidase, which produces MCGRYALFRWSQAFAALPGFPVDQQAQWNISPGASVLIQRQIDDQLQLARARWGLTPPWLTDLSRTPAHARAETLAEQPMFREAFRLRRCLMPANGFYEWRGTARKRPYWVTPGEGASLFYAAVWEAYPVQEQVWLSCAVVTQAAMNQRRPLILDEAGQAAWLDPQTPKARLHELLASPPASLRERALAPLVNDPQLDGPQCLTPA; this is translated from the coding sequence ATGTGTGGACGCTACGCCCTGTTTCGCTGGTCCCAGGCCTTCGCCGCCCTGCCGGGGTTTCCCGTCGACCAGCAGGCGCAATGGAACATCTCGCCCGGTGCCTCGGTGTTGATCCAGCGCCAGATCGACGACCAGTTGCAGCTGGCCAGGGCGCGCTGGGGGCTGACGCCGCCGTGGCTCACCGACCTGTCGCGCACCCCCGCCCATGCCCGCGCCGAAACCCTGGCCGAACAGCCGATGTTTCGCGAGGCTTTTCGCCTACGCCGTTGCCTGATGCCAGCCAACGGTTTCTACGAATGGCGCGGCACGGCGCGCAAGCGGCCGTACTGGGTGACGCCCGGGGAGGGCGCCTCGCTGTTCTACGCGGCGGTGTGGGAGGCGTATCCGGTGCAGGAGCAGGTCTGGCTCAGTTGTGCCGTGGTCACCCAGGCGGCCATGAACCAGCGTCGGCCGTTGATTCTCGACGAGGCAGGCCAGGCCGCCTGGCTGGATCCGCAGACGCCGAAGGCGCGCCTGCATGAACTGCTGGCCAGCCCGCCGGCGAGCTTGCGCGAGCGGGCGCTGGCGCCTCTGGTCAACGACCCGCAGCTCGATGGACCGCAGTGCTTGACGCCGGCCTGA
- a CDS encoding TMEM165/GDT1 family protein, translating to MLESLLVPTAIVALAEIGDKTQLLALILAARFRKPWPIIAGIVAATLANHAAAGAVGAWVSGFFTESVLHWILAASFTATALWTLVPDKMDDDESSNARRFGPFLTTLIAFFLAEIGDKTQVATVMLAAQYPHLILVIVGTTLGMLIANVPVVLAGNFAADKLPLTLIRRLAAAAFFVLAAVAVYSAMKTSGWV from the coding sequence ATGCTCGAATCCCTGCTCGTCCCCACCGCCATCGTTGCGCTCGCCGAAATCGGCGACAAGACGCAACTGCTCGCGCTCATTCTCGCCGCCCGTTTCCGCAAGCCCTGGCCGATCATCGCCGGTATCGTCGCCGCGACCTTGGCCAACCATGCGGCCGCCGGTGCGGTCGGCGCCTGGGTCAGCGGTTTCTTCACCGAAAGCGTGCTGCACTGGATCCTCGCCGCGAGCTTCACCGCCACAGCCCTGTGGACCCTGGTGCCGGACAAGATGGACGACGACGAGAGCAGCAACGCGCGGCGCTTCGGGCCGTTCCTGACCACGTTGATCGCGTTCTTCCTGGCCGAGATCGGCGACAAGACCCAGGTCGCCACGGTGATGCTGGCCGCGCAGTACCCGCACCTGATCCTGGTGATCGTGGGCACCACGCTGGGCATGCTGATCGCCAACGTGCCGGTGGTGCTGGCCGGCAACTTCGCCGCCGACAAACTGCCCCTGACCCTGATCCGCCGCCTGGCCGCCGCCGCCTTCTTCGTCCTGGCCGCCGTCGCCGTCTACTCGGCCATGAAAACCAGCGGTTGGGTGTAG
- a CDS encoding putative signal transducing protein yields MRRIYEPESLIEAQMLVGMLASEGIAVHLIGADLVGAMGDLPLQGLLALAVDDEQAGYARQLIDAYNAAQPLAGDEPDACPGTLIC; encoded by the coding sequence ATGCGCAGAATCTACGAGCCGGAAAGCCTGATCGAGGCGCAGATGCTGGTGGGCATGCTGGCCAGCGAGGGCATTGCCGTGCACCTGATTGGCGCCGATCTGGTCGGCGCGATGGGTGACCTGCCGCTGCAGGGGCTGTTGGCCCTGGCGGTGGACGACGAGCAGGCGGGGTACGCACGGCAGTTGATCGATGCGTACAATGCCGCTCAGCCCCTTGCCGGTGACGAGCCCGACGCCTGTCCCGGCACCTTGATCTGCTAG